One part of the Bdellovibrio bacteriovorus genome encodes these proteins:
- the acs gene encoding acetate--CoA ligase gives MHKDLYPVDAEVAKNALINEAKYKEMYERSIKDNETFWAEQAERLDWIKKWDKVKEVSFKKPVSIKWYLGGKLNVSVNCVDRHLKTRGDKTALLWEADNPSTPSRKITYKELHLEVCRFANVLKKMGVKKGDVVTIYMPMIPDTAVAMLACARIGAVHSVVFAGFSPDSISDRILDGQCKFVITGDAGYRGSKVVALKENIDKALLKTPDVQKVLVVKYAGSSVDMKPGRDLWYHEEVKTVSDQCEPEPMDAEDPLFILYTSGSTGKPKGVMHTTGGYLVYASMTHQYVFDYHENDIYWCSADVGWVTGHSYIVYGPLANGATTLFFEGVPNYPTPSRFWEVVDKHKVTIFYTSPTAIRSLMREGEGPVKATSRKTLRLLGSVGEPINPEAWAWYHDVVGEGRCPIVDTWWQTETGGILITPLPGAIAQKPGSATLPFFGVQPKLLTNEGQEIQGPGEGVLVIADSWPGQMRTVYRNHERFEDTYFSNYPGYYFTGDGCRRDQDGYYWITGRVDDVINVSGHRLGTAEIESALVAHHKVAEAAVVGYPHDIKGQGIYAFVTLKSGETASEDLRKELIQTVRKEIGPIATPDLIQWAPRLPKTRSGKIMRRILRKIAENHPDQLGDTTTLSEPAVVQELVDNRMNR, from the coding sequence ATGCACAAAGATCTTTATCCCGTAGACGCAGAGGTGGCCAAAAACGCCCTGATCAATGAAGCAAAATACAAAGAAATGTATGAGCGTTCGATCAAGGACAATGAAACCTTCTGGGCCGAACAAGCCGAGCGACTGGATTGGATCAAAAAGTGGGACAAGGTCAAAGAAGTCAGCTTCAAAAAACCTGTCAGCATCAAGTGGTACCTGGGTGGAAAACTGAATGTGTCCGTCAACTGCGTGGACCGTCACCTAAAAACCCGCGGCGATAAAACCGCTTTGTTGTGGGAAGCGGACAATCCCTCCACCCCTTCTCGTAAAATCACATACAAAGAACTGCATCTGGAAGTGTGCCGTTTTGCCAATGTCCTGAAAAAAATGGGTGTAAAAAAAGGCGACGTGGTGACGATCTATATGCCGATGATTCCGGATACGGCCGTGGCGATGCTGGCTTGTGCGCGCATCGGGGCGGTTCATTCTGTGGTGTTTGCCGGATTCTCTCCGGATTCTATTTCTGATCGTATTTTGGACGGGCAGTGCAAGTTTGTGATCACCGGTGATGCCGGTTATCGCGGCAGCAAAGTGGTAGCACTAAAAGAAAACATCGACAAAGCACTTTTGAAAACACCGGATGTGCAGAAAGTTCTGGTGGTGAAATACGCAGGCAGCTCTGTCGACATGAAGCCGGGCCGCGATCTTTGGTATCACGAAGAAGTCAAAACCGTCAGCGACCAGTGCGAACCAGAGCCGATGGACGCGGAAGATCCCTTGTTTATTCTGTACACCTCCGGCTCCACCGGAAAACCCAAAGGCGTGATGCACACCACAGGGGGATATCTGGTTTATGCCAGCATGACCCATCAGTATGTCTTTGATTATCACGAAAATGACATTTACTGGTGCTCGGCCGACGTGGGTTGGGTGACGGGCCATAGCTACATTGTCTATGGACCCTTGGCGAATGGTGCGACCACTTTGTTCTTTGAAGGGGTGCCGAACTATCCGACACCATCGCGATTCTGGGAAGTGGTCGACAAACACAAAGTCACGATATTCTATACCTCGCCAACGGCGATTCGCTCCCTGATGCGTGAAGGGGAAGGTCCGGTCAAAGCAACCTCAAGAAAAACTCTGCGCCTGTTGGGTTCAGTCGGGGAGCCGATCAATCCTGAAGCCTGGGCGTGGTATCACGACGTGGTTGGAGAAGGACGCTGTCCTATCGTGGACACGTGGTGGCAGACAGAAACGGGTGGCATTTTGATCACTCCGCTTCCGGGCGCGATTGCGCAAAAGCCGGGGTCGGCAACGTTGCCGTTCTTTGGGGTGCAGCCGAAACTTCTGACCAACGAAGGTCAGGAAATTCAAGGACCGGGTGAAGGTGTGCTGGTGATTGCTGATTCCTGGCCGGGTCAGATGCGCACGGTGTATCGCAATCACGAACGTTTCGAAGACACTTACTTCTCGAACTATCCGGGATACTATTTCACGGGTGACGGCTGTCGCCGCGATCAGGACGGGTACTATTGGATCACGGGCCGTGTGGATGACGTGATCAACGTTTCCGGTCACCGTCTGGGGACGGCAGAAATTGAATCGGCGCTCGTGGCTCATCATAAAGTGGCGGAAGCCGCTGTGGTGGGGTATCCCCATGACATCAAAGGGCAGGGGATCTATGCCTTTGTGACTCTCAAGTCCGGTGAAACTGCCAGCGAGGATTTGCGTAAAGAGCTGATCCAGACCGTGCGTAAAGAGATCGGTCCTATTGCGACTCCGGATCTGATTCAGTGGGCGCCCCGCCTGCCAAAGACCCGTTCAGGCAAGATTATGCGCCGAATCCTGCGTAAAATCGCCGAGAACCACCCGGATCAACTGGGGGATACGACAACTTTGTCAGAGCCTGCGGTGGTCCAAGAACTGGTGGACAACCGAATGAACCGGTGA
- a CDS encoding sulfite exporter TauE/SafE family protein: MELLGYFGASLVGISLGLLGGGGAILAVPLFVYFFSLPPSLATTYSLFVVGVSSLIGFVRNFRQGQVDLRAGFYFAVPSFLGVLLVRRWLLPIIPDQWVWGPVLFNKEVVILSSFAVVMVMAALAMLLPRASAVKDPAAPGVFALKALGVGAVTGFVGAGGGFLIVPSLVRMSGLGMKVAVGTSLGVIAANSLLGFFGDLWARTPMDFGLLLRVGALAVAGIFVGSYWSQHTSEARLKPAFGIFVLLLGGIIIVQQMLN; encoded by the coding sequence ATGGAACTGTTGGGTTATTTCGGTGCCAGTCTTGTCGGGATTTCTTTAGGCCTTCTGGGCGGAGGCGGTGCAATTCTGGCAGTTCCTTTGTTTGTATACTTCTTTTCGCTGCCGCCGTCTTTGGCCACGACTTATTCATTGTTTGTGGTGGGGGTGTCGAGCCTGATCGGCTTTGTCCGGAATTTTCGTCAAGGGCAGGTGGATCTCCGAGCAGGATTTTATTTTGCAGTGCCATCTTTTCTTGGGGTGTTGTTGGTGCGTCGCTGGTTGCTGCCGATAATTCCGGATCAGTGGGTTTGGGGACCGGTTCTATTTAACAAAGAAGTTGTGATCTTAAGCTCTTTTGCCGTGGTCATGGTGATGGCTGCCTTGGCGATGTTGCTGCCTCGTGCATCTGCAGTGAAGGATCCTGCCGCGCCAGGAGTGTTTGCTCTGAAAGCACTGGGTGTCGGGGCGGTGACGGGCTTTGTGGGGGCTGGTGGTGGATTTCTGATCGTGCCGTCCTTGGTGCGCATGTCGGGGCTTGGAATGAAAGTGGCCGTTGGTACATCTTTGGGGGTGATTGCCGCCAATTCACTGCTGGGTTTCTTTGGCGATCTTTGGGCCCGGACACCGATGGACTTCGGTTTGCTCTTGCGGGTCGGTGCTCTGGCCGTGGCGGGAATTTTTGTTGGCTCCTACTGGTCGCAGCATACATCCGAGGCCCGCTTAAAGCCGGCCTTCGGGATCTTTGTTTTGCTTTTGGGTGGAATTATCATTGTGCAACAGATGCTTAATTAA
- a CDS encoding DUF6691 family protein translates to MNKTSMKQTAAAFVVGLIFAIGLGVSGMTQPQKVIGFLQLGEGWDPSLMFVMIGAIPVHMLSYRWMKGHRTPLLDTQWHVPVSKEVTRPLVVGSALFGLGWGLGGFCPGPALTSAGAGQEMAIYFVIAMLAGMGLYRLYARFTVKG, encoded by the coding sequence ATGAATAAAACATCTATGAAACAGACTGCGGCGGCTTTTGTGGTGGGACTGATATTTGCGATCGGACTGGGAGTTTCGGGTATGACTCAGCCCCAGAAGGTCATCGGCTTTCTGCAGTTGGGTGAGGGCTGGGATCCGTCACTTATGTTTGTCATGATCGGCGCCATCCCGGTTCATATGCTGAGTTATCGTTGGATGAAAGGGCATCGCACACCTTTGTTGGACACTCAGTGGCATGTGCCGGTGTCTAAGGAAGTCACCCGGCCCCTGGTGGTCGGAAGTGCTTTGTTCGGTTTGGGCTGGGGCTTGGGCGGATTTTGCCCGGGGCCGGCACTGACTTCTGCTGGAGCCGGTCAGGAGATGGCGATCTACTTTGTGATTGCGATGCTTGCGGGAATGGGACTTTATCGTCTGTACGCCCGCTTCACTGTGAAAGGGTGA
- a CDS encoding YeeE/YedE family protein, with protein sequence MMNSILMALTGGALIGLAASLMLILNGRVTGISGIVNGFIGDVRKDLWRGAFILGLLIGGLALGALQPDMFVNTSGRSVGVVLIAGLIVGFGTVMGSGCTSGHGVCGIARFSVRSLVATATFMVIGMLTATLFNALVGG encoded by the coding sequence ATGATGAACAGTATTTTGATGGCTTTGACGGGCGGCGCTTTGATCGGCCTTGCGGCCTCGTTGATGTTGATTCTGAACGGCCGGGTCACGGGTATCAGTGGCATTGTGAATGGATTTATCGGCGATGTTCGCAAGGATCTGTGGCGAGGTGCCTTTATCCTGGGGCTGTTGATCGGAGGACTGGCGTTGGGTGCTTTGCAGCCGGATATGTTCGTGAACACCTCAGGCCGATCCGTGGGCGTGGTTCTGATTGCCGGTTTGATCGTGGGCTTTGGCACGGTGATGGGCAGTGGGTGCACCAGTGGTCATGGTGTGTGCGGCATTGCGCGCTTTTCCGTGCGCTCGCTGGTGGCGACCGCGACATTCATGGTGATAGGAATGCTGACGGCCACACTCTTTAATGCATTGGTGGGAGGCTGA
- a CDS encoding rhodanese-like domain-containing protein — MREISCEQLKERMNEFRLVDVRTPEEYTGELGHIAGTELRPLGPALLEFLKTLNPSENIVFVCRSGARSGQTTLLSEEMGFTSTYNMVGGMLRWNEMGYAVTKGAGK, encoded by the coding sequence ATGCGTGAAATAAGCTGTGAACAACTCAAAGAAAGAATGAACGAATTCCGTCTGGTGGATGTGCGCACCCCCGAAGAATACACCGGGGAGCTGGGGCATATTGCGGGCACCGAGCTGCGTCCGCTCGGCCCTGCACTGCTGGAATTTTTGAAAACCCTGAACCCGTCCGAGAACATTGTCTTTGTTTGTCGGAGTGGGGCAAGATCAGGACAGACCACACTTCTCAGTGAAGAGATGGGATTCACCAGCACCTACAACATGGTGGGTGGAATGCTACGCTGGAATGAAATGGGATATGCAGTGACTAAAGGAGCAGGAAAATGA
- a CDS encoding MBL fold metallo-hydrolase, protein MKLQIQHFFDSVTSTLTYVVYDQDTRDAVVIDPVWDYDPASGKLSTKSMDPVVAFVKEMNLHPHYVMETHAHADHLSSSQLFKNFFPDIKVAIGERITEVQKVFKKVFNMNDLNTSGSDFDILLKEGEVLQAGSLKIKTLFTPGHTPACASYLIEDAIFTGDALFMPDSGTGRCDFPAGSAENLYDSVTGKIYSLPENTRIFVGHDYQPNGRALMYQTTVNEEKNQNIQLKGHTRKEDFVKFRQERDATLAAPKLLLPSIQVNIRAGQLPAAEENGTRYLKLPLRQ, encoded by the coding sequence ATGAAACTGCAAATTCAGCACTTCTTTGACAGCGTCACTTCGACGCTGACCTATGTGGTTTATGACCAGGACACACGGGATGCCGTGGTGATTGACCCCGTATGGGACTATGATCCGGCATCGGGTAAACTCTCAACAAAATCAATGGATCCGGTGGTGGCGTTTGTGAAAGAGATGAACCTGCATCCTCACTATGTCATGGAAACCCATGCCCATGCGGATCACCTGTCCAGCTCTCAACTTTTTAAAAACTTCTTCCCGGACATCAAGGTCGCCATCGGCGAACGCATCACCGAAGTGCAAAAGGTGTTTAAGAAGGTCTTCAATATGAACGACCTGAACACATCCGGTTCTGACTTTGACATCCTGCTAAAAGAAGGCGAAGTCCTGCAGGCGGGATCGTTGAAAATTAAAACCCTGTTCACACCGGGCCACACTCCGGCGTGCGCGTCTTATCTGATTGAGGATGCGATCTTTACCGGGGATGCGCTGTTTATGCCTGATTCCGGCACGGGCCGCTGCGACTTCCCGGCAGGAAGTGCTGAAAATCTTTACGACTCGGTCACTGGAAAAATTTATTCCCTTCCGGAAAACACCCGGATTTTTGTCGGTCATGACTATCAGCCCAATGGCCGGGCGTTGATGTATCAAACAACCGTCAATGAAGAAAAAAACCAGAACATCCAACTGAAAGGTCACACCCGCAAGGAAGACTTTGTGAAGTTTCGCCAAGAGCGTGATGCCACGCTGGCAGCCCCTAAACTGCTTCTGCCAAGCATTCAGGTGAATATCCGCGCGGGCCAGCTTCCGGCGGCGGAGGAAAACGGCACCCGGTATTTGAAGTTACCCCTGCGCCAGTAA
- a CDS encoding Crp/Fnr family transcriptional regulator produces MEFKDLFSQAVAKNFRRGDVVYRAGETPQNIYFVESGLVGLGLWGESGKDHLVRLFREGQIFGHRSLFANEPYHATATVIDDSVLRVMSKNEMRQQMKGNCDLAEKLLETLAIELRRAEAKQLTLSEKDAPARIAEAVVYLKELHPEYSWTRQEIADFCGTTTPTVIRTLARFVEDGLIEQRGREIIILDKKKLLAQG; encoded by the coding sequence ATGGAATTCAAAGATCTGTTTTCTCAAGCCGTCGCAAAAAACTTCCGCCGCGGGGACGTGGTGTATCGTGCTGGTGAAACACCCCAGAATATTTATTTTGTCGAATCAGGCCTGGTGGGTCTGGGGTTGTGGGGCGAGTCGGGTAAGGACCATCTGGTGCGCCTGTTTCGTGAGGGCCAGATCTTTGGACATCGCAGCCTGTTTGCCAATGAACCCTATCATGCCACCGCCACGGTGATTGATGACAGCGTCCTTCGTGTTATGAGCAAAAACGAAATGCGCCAGCAGATGAAGGGCAACTGTGACCTCGCGGAAAAGCTTTTGGAGACTTTGGCGATTGAACTGCGCCGGGCCGAGGCCAAGCAACTGACGTTGAGTGAAAAAGACGCCCCGGCGCGTATTGCTGAAGCGGTGGTGTACTTAAAAGAACTTCATCCTGAATACTCGTGGACCCGGCAAGAGATCGCCGATTTCTGCGGGACCACCACGCCCACCGTGATCCGCACCCTGGCCCGCTTCGTGGAAGACGGGCTGATTGAGCAGCGTGGGCGGGAAATCATCATTCTCGACAAAAAGAAATTACTGGCGCAGGGGTAA
- the dnaK gene encoding molecular chaperone DnaK yields the protein MGKIIGIDLGTTNSCVAIMEGGEPKVLVNEEGARTTPSVVAYTKDGDRLVGQIAKRQAVTNPENTIYSAKRFIGRRFEEIQEEIKLVPYTVVAKGNDCAFKVQGKTASPEEIGAAVLAKLKKVAEDYLGEPVTEAVVTVPAYFNDAQRQATKDAGRIAGLEVKRIINEPTAAALAYGMDKKKDEKIVIYDFGGGTFDVSILEVGDGVVEVRATNGDTHLGGDNFDTVILEWLITEFKKDQGIDLKNDKMALQRLKEAAEKAKIELSSAQETEINLPFITADQSGPKHLQTRLSRAKFDQMTEDLVKRSMEPCRKALADSGLKASEIDEVVLVGGSTRIPAIQKAVKDFFGKEPNRSVNPDEVVAIGAAVQGGVLAGDVKDVLLLDVTPLSLGIETLGGVMTTLIERNTAIPSKKSQVFSTAADNQPAVDIHVLQGERKMAGDNKTLGRFELVGIPPAPRGVPQVEVTFDIDANGILHVSAKDMSSGKSQQIKITAQSGMSEDEIKRAVADAEGHAEEDKRKAEAATQRNNLDNLVYQTEKLIKDSGAQLPESEVKSANEAVAEAKKILENKSASGDELKGAFERLQNLTHKLTSELYKKQGAQPGAEGQQADAADGGDASANKGGDDVIDADYKDVN from the coding sequence ATGGGTAAAATTATTGGTATCGACTTAGGAACGACGAACTCATGCGTCGCGATTATGGAAGGCGGAGAGCCTAAAGTACTCGTGAACGAAGAGGGCGCTCGTACCACTCCTTCAGTTGTCGCGTACACCAAAGATGGTGACCGCTTGGTTGGCCAAATTGCCAAACGTCAGGCTGTAACCAATCCTGAGAACACGATCTATTCTGCGAAACGTTTCATCGGCCGCAGATTTGAAGAGATTCAAGAAGAGATCAAACTGGTTCCTTACACTGTTGTTGCCAAAGGCAATGACTGTGCGTTCAAGGTTCAGGGCAAAACCGCTTCTCCAGAAGAGATCGGTGCTGCGGTTCTTGCGAAGCTGAAAAAAGTGGCAGAAGACTATTTGGGTGAACCCGTAACAGAAGCGGTTGTCACCGTTCCAGCTTACTTCAACGATGCGCAAAGACAGGCGACAAAAGACGCCGGTCGTATCGCTGGTTTGGAAGTAAAACGTATCATCAATGAGCCGACAGCGGCGGCATTGGCCTACGGCATGGATAAAAAGAAAGACGAAAAAATCGTTATCTACGACTTCGGTGGTGGTACGTTCGACGTTTCCATCCTTGAAGTGGGTGATGGTGTTGTTGAAGTTCGCGCAACCAACGGTGACACTCACCTGGGTGGTGATAACTTCGATACAGTGATCCTTGAGTGGTTGATTACGGAGTTCAAAAAAGATCAGGGTATTGATCTTAAGAACGACAAAATGGCTTTGCAGCGTCTGAAAGAGGCGGCTGAAAAAGCGAAGATCGAACTTTCTTCCGCTCAGGAAACAGAAATCAATCTTCCGTTCATCACGGCGGACCAGTCCGGTCCTAAGCACTTGCAGACTCGTCTGTCTCGCGCGAAGTTTGACCAGATGACTGAAGATCTTGTGAAACGCTCTATGGAACCTTGCCGTAAAGCTTTGGCCGATTCCGGTTTGAAAGCTTCTGAAATCGACGAGGTTGTCCTGGTGGGTGGTTCCACTCGTATCCCTGCGATCCAGAAAGCCGTTAAAGACTTCTTCGGTAAAGAGCCAAACCGCTCTGTGAATCCGGATGAAGTTGTGGCGATCGGTGCCGCAGTTCAGGGTGGCGTTCTTGCGGGTGACGTGAAAGACGTCCTTCTGCTGGACGTGACTCCACTAAGCCTGGGTATTGAGACCTTGGGTGGCGTGATGACGACTTTGATCGAAAGAAACACGGCGATTCCTTCCAAGAAATCCCAGGTGTTCTCGACTGCCGCTGACAATCAACCTGCTGTGGACATCCACGTCCTTCAGGGTGAGCGTAAAATGGCTGGCGATAACAAAACGCTGGGCCGTTTCGAACTGGTAGGCATCCCACCAGCTCCACGTGGTGTTCCGCAAGTTGAAGTGACATTCGACATCGACGCCAACGGTATCTTGCACGTATCTGCTAAAGACATGTCTTCCGGCAAGTCCCAGCAGATCAAGATCACGGCTCAGTCCGGTATGTCTGAGGACGAGATCAAACGTGCGGTCGCGGACGCTGAAGGTCACGCAGAGGAAGATAAACGCAAGGCCGAGGCGGCAACACAAAGAAACAACCTCGACAACCTGGTTTATCAGACTGAAAAACTGATCAAGGATTCCGGTGCTCAGTTGCCAGAATCTGAAGTGAAGTCTGCGAACGAAGCGGTTGCTGAAGCCAAGAAGATCCTTGAAAACAAGTCTGCCTCTGGCGATGAGTTGAAAGGGGCCTTCGAAAGACTTCAGAACCTGACGCACAAACTGACTTCCGAGCTTTACAAAAAGCAAGGGGCTCAGCCAGGTGCTGAAGGTCAGCAGGCTGACGCAGCTGACGGCGGCGATGCTTCTGCGAATAAAGGCGGCGACGATGTGATCGACGCTGACTACAAAGACGTAAACTAA
- the dnaJ gene encoding molecular chaperone DnaJ has product MAGKRDYYEILGVEKGADQDTIKKAYRKLAMQFHPDKNPGNKEAEEKFKEAAGAYEVLSDAQKRAQYDRFGHDAFTRGGGGGGFTDAEDIFSHFGDIFGDFFGGGMGGQQRQRRNRNEPRRGSDLRYVTEITLKDVITGIEKEIEFDTDKNCEECKGTGAEKGSQVSTCGTCGGSGQVVRQQGFFAMASTCPTCHGQGTVIKNPCKPCKGKGRVAEHRKIRLNIPAGVDTGTRLRVATEGEGGYMGGPPGDLYVEIRVKQHNNFERRNEDLFAELSLPYVQMLLGAEIEVPTVTGKAKLEVPKGTHHGDNVKLAGEGLPSLRGNRRGDIYFTVNVQFPEKLHKDEEKLLREIAKARGLNVTSEGGFFGKKK; this is encoded by the coding sequence ATGGCTGGCAAAAGAGATTACTACGAAATTCTGGGCGTCGAAAAAGGCGCTGATCAGGACACCATCAAAAAAGCTTATCGCAAACTGGCGATGCAGTTCCATCCGGACAAAAACCCCGGCAACAAAGAGGCCGAGGAAAAGTTCAAGGAAGCTGCAGGGGCTTATGAAGTTCTGAGCGACGCACAAAAACGCGCGCAGTACGATCGTTTTGGTCATGACGCCTTCACTCGTGGTGGTGGCGGTGGTGGCTTCACGGATGCAGAAGACATCTTCTCGCACTTCGGGGATATCTTTGGCGACTTCTTTGGTGGTGGCATGGGCGGCCAGCAAAGACAGCGCAGAAACCGCAATGAACCGCGCCGCGGCTCTGATTTGCGCTACGTGACCGAGATCACGTTGAAAGACGTTATCACGGGCATTGAAAAAGAAATCGAATTTGATACCGACAAAAACTGTGAAGAGTGCAAAGGCACCGGCGCCGAAAAAGGCTCGCAAGTCAGCACTTGCGGCACGTGTGGAGGTTCCGGCCAGGTCGTGCGCCAGCAGGGCTTTTTCGCGATGGCATCCACATGCCCAACCTGTCATGGTCAGGGCACAGTGATCAAAAATCCATGCAAGCCGTGCAAAGGCAAAGGCCGCGTGGCTGAACACCGCAAGATCCGTCTGAACATCCCGGCAGGGGTGGACACGGGCACACGTCTGCGTGTGGCGACGGAAGGTGAGGGCGGTTACATGGGGGGGCCTCCGGGTGACCTGTATGTTGAAATCCGCGTTAAACAACACAACAACTTCGAACGTCGCAACGAAGATCTTTTCGCCGAGCTGTCACTGCCTTACGTGCAGATGCTTCTGGGTGCAGAAATCGAAGTGCCGACCGTCACAGGCAAAGCCAAACTGGAAGTCCCTAAAGGCACTCACCATGGTGACAACGTGAAACTTGCGGGTGAAGGATTGCCTTCGCTCAGAGGCAACCGCCGCGGTGATATCTACTTCACTGTGAACGTGCAGTTCCCGGAAAAATTACATAAAGACGAAGAGAAGCTTTTGCGAGAAATTGCTAAGGCACGCGGTCTGAATGTGACCTCGGAAGGTGGCTTCTTCGGCAAGAAGAAATAG
- a CDS encoding tetratricopeptide repeat protein, translating to MLGIFSFSLLVISLRNFPPQSLNQGAYIAPPPMLERMSFGYSEVIADVLWIRTIQDLDYCEKSVGENICVGDSWLYKMLDTITELSPKFRIAYAAGGLALTVIISDIDGATKIFEKGVKELPQDWPIAYRAAYHYMYEVKDNKRAADLLVQAGKNGGPPWFLTLAGRLYSDAGNLELAESVLQDMINTEQDPVLIKRLQDKIESMKKAKPTK from the coding sequence GTGCTTGGGATCTTTTCTTTTTCTCTTCTTGTGATTTCTTTGCGGAATTTTCCGCCTCAATCTCTAAATCAAGGTGCTTACATTGCCCCGCCGCCGATGCTTGAGCGGATGTCTTTCGGATATTCTGAAGTGATCGCCGATGTGCTATGGATACGAACGATTCAGGATCTGGATTATTGTGAAAAAAGTGTCGGGGAAAATATTTGTGTGGGAGACTCTTGGTTGTACAAGATGCTCGATACTATAACTGAGTTGTCTCCGAAGTTCCGAATTGCCTATGCGGCTGGTGGATTGGCTCTAACAGTTATTATTAGTGATATCGACGGCGCTACCAAGATTTTTGAGAAAGGGGTTAAGGAGCTTCCCCAAGATTGGCCAATTGCCTATCGTGCAGCTTATCATTACATGTATGAAGTAAAAGACAATAAAAGAGCAGCCGATCTTTTGGTTCAAGCAGGGAAGAATGGCGGCCCTCCTTGGTTTCTTACTCTAGCCGGTCGTTTGTATTCAGATGCAGGCAATCTAGAGCTTGCAGAGTCTGTCCTTCAGGACATGATCAACACCGAGCAAGATCCGGTTCTGATCAAGCGCCTTCAGGATAAAATCGAATCCATGAAGAAGGCAAAACCAACCAAATAA
- a CDS encoding type IV pilin protein produces the protein MFSVKRKSQSGFSLVELMVVVAIIGILASIAIPSINKYMAKARQSEAKTNLSSLYTAEKAFYAEYNTFDSRFSAVAYTPEGQLRYNIGFNAAGTIANAGNGFNTTITNANFKAAGAGAAAYCGVNGAFQNGCTVLRGATGANNPDIAAGICTAGGGSAHPAACTTAAATFRAGAAAVIQSGAVGEDHWSIDDSKVIRNTRNGIL, from the coding sequence ATGTTTTCAGTTAAAAGAAAATCTCAAAGCGGTTTCTCGCTTGTAGAGTTGATGGTCGTTGTTGCGATCATTGGTATCCTGGCGTCCATCGCCATTCCGTCTATCAACAAGTACATGGCGAAAGCTCGTCAGTCTGAGGCGAAGACAAATTTGTCTTCTCTTTACACTGCAGAGAAGGCTTTCTATGCTGAATACAATACGTTTGATAGCCGTTTCTCTGCGGTTGCTTACACTCCAGAAGGGCAGTTGAGATATAATATCGGATTCAATGCTGCTGGTACAATTGCGAATGCCGGTAATGGTTTCAATACAACAATTACCAATGCCAACTTTAAAGCCGCTGGTGCTGGTGCTGCTGCTTATTGCGGAGTAAATGGTGCCTTCCAAAATGGTTGTACAGTATTGCGTGGAGCGACTGGGGCGAATAACCCTGATATCGCAGCAGGTATCTGTACAGCAGGTGGTGGCTCTGCTCATCCTGCGGCTTGTACGACGGCAGCAGCAACGTTCCGAGCTGGAGCTGCTGCAGTAATTCAATCGGGTGCTGTAGGTGAAGACCACTGGTCCATTGATGACTCTAAAGTTATTAGAAATACTAGAAATGGTATCTTGTAA
- the clpS gene encoding ATP-dependent Clp protease adapter ClpS gives MGNNKKDSNSNYPFASPEGEAGVQLVPKLDTPKMYKVILLNDDYTPMDFVVLVLRRFFAKTEEQATEIMLDVHKKGAGVAGVFSLEIAEMKVMQVNQFAQLNQYPLKSTLEEEA, from the coding sequence ATGGGTAACAATAAAAAAGACAGCAACAGCAACTATCCTTTTGCATCTCCCGAGGGGGAAGCGGGCGTCCAGCTTGTCCCAAAACTAGACACTCCGAAGATGTACAAGGTGATCCTACTCAACGATGACTACACGCCCATGGACTTTGTCGTCCTTGTATTGCGTCGCTTTTTTGCGAAAACAGAAGAGCAAGCCACTGAAATAATGTTAGATGTTCATAAGAAGGGTGCAGGTGTCGCAGGGGTTTTCAGCCTTGAGATTGCCGAGATGAAGGTGATGCAGGTCAACCAATTCGCGCAACTCAATCAGTACCCCCTAAAGAGCACACTGGAGGAGGAAGCATGA